The following nucleotide sequence is from Deltaproteobacteria bacterium.
CAAGTGATCGCCGCTTTGAAATCCCTACTCGCACCCGCCATCAGATAAGCCACCCGTCCGCCCATGCAGAAGCCGAGTATCGCCACACGTTTACTGTCCACCAGTTTGTTCCCGCGCAAATGCGTCATCGTCGCGTTGATGTCGTCGATGATGTTCGCATCCTTGGCCCGGCCGCGCCGCGTCGGCCCATCGTCTTTACAATCCGGCCCATCGCGATGATAGAGATCCGGACAGATCGCAAAATAGCCGTCGCGCGCGAAACGCTCGGTCATCTCCTCCATGAACTTGTCGACGCCATACTGATGCTGAATCACCACCACCGCCGGCAACGGCTCGTTGCCATCGGGCTGGGCGGAAAACAAATTCAT
It contains:
- a CDS encoding dienelactone hydrolase family protein produces the protein MKTIREQISVDGSSMNLFSAQPDGNEPLPAVVVIQHQYGVDKFMEEMTERFARDGYFAICPDLYHRDGPDCKDDGPTRRGRAKDANIIDDINATMTHLRGNKLVDSKRVAILGFCMGGRVAYLMAGASRDFKAAITWYGGSCFRQWGDGPTPFERTAQISCPIQGHFGATDQNPTLDDMAKMDAELSQHGKAHDFYVYHDTGHSFMDPHHPDRYVEKSDRESWSRGLAFLRKHLAA